The proteins below come from a single Mercenaria mercenaria strain notata chromosome 3, MADL_Memer_1, whole genome shotgun sequence genomic window:
- the LOC123523465 gene encoding uncharacterized protein LOC123523465 has translation MQCDIQLWKKLRELNASLVVLKEDILQQKIYRARSDSLSSASSGTDSFVSAEEYNDVIFTDTSENRVLSWINQSDFGGKEKGENVPGTVSVNYVPRSPTCSDPERNRKWIFRDHLHNSCISETLIKNCRILNSVANSVHTYLGSANDLQDVFYSYSLDPFLINLQKANMMKCTEETEIISRRDFTYYKSSLRLLGSVRMQSRIFEPSLTKWRPFALSQTPDSYIIVPPKAFSSIQPRPKLHRLANIFESGTLFLHTVTNDAKEVDDRDKTKIEEKENRENLEETGKSETSLSAEHVGNEPNLERSQSESDDETTGDCNGYKHDTKRVSEFDIYSFSSDFLEMEDGFITCRIMTPDMEQELKQAVLQQDEFEYLTIVDGRVTFAPHAKDTDNEESYFLGWLFENKEFENVDESFYINRLFEETDDQEIDENMDDFNLISCLLKDIQLESGTMSEEIINSYNESELFHDMDVDTVLPNHKCTDSFLASQLVNEEGDEKLLEDRDTKAHHLEDVALNTVASGLPQHLENEIEHQNNKYSCDQTDE, from the coding sequence ATGCAATGTGACATCCAGCTTTGGAAGAAGTTGAGGGAACTGAACGCCTCCTTAGTCGTACTGAAGGAGGATATTTTACAGCAGAAGATATATCGCGCTAGATCCGACTCCCTATCGTCTGCGTCGTCGGGTACCGACAGTTTTGTGTCGGCGGAAGAATACAATGATGTAATATTCACTGATACGTCTGAAAACCGTGTTTTGTCGTGGATTAATCAGAGTGACTTTGGTGGTAAGGAAAAAGGGGAAAACGTACCCGGGACCGTGTCAGTAAATTACGTGCCACGGTCTCCGACTTGTAGTGACCCTGAAAGAAATAGGAAATGGATCTTTCGGGATCATTTGCATAATTCATGCATTAGTGAAACATTAATTAAGAATTGCCGAATATTAAATTCGGTTGCAAACTCAGTACATACGTACCTAGGGAGTGCAAATGATTTACAAGATGTGTTTTATTCCTACAGTTTAGATCCATTTCtgataaacttgcaaaaagcaaaCATGATGAAGTGTACGGAAGAAACGGAAATCATATCCAGAAGGGATTTTACTTATTACAAGTCATCACTTCGTTTGCTGGGCTCAGTTCGGATGCAAAGCAGAATATTTGAACCCAGTCTAACTAAATGGAGACCATTTGCATTGTCTCAAACCCCAGACAGTTATATCATTGTTCCCCCAAAAGCATTTTCGAGCATTCAACCGAGGCCGAAGTTACACAGACTTGCAAATATTTTCGAAAGTGGAACATTATTTTTACATACTGTAACCAATGACGCAAAAGAAGTTGATgatagagacaaaactaaaatagaagAAAAGGAAAACAGAGAAAATTTAGAAGAAACAGGAAAATCCGAGACATCGCTTTCTGCAGAGCATGTGGGGAACGAACCAAATCTTGAACGTAGTCAAAGTGAATCTGACGATGAAACAACTGGTGATTGCAATGGGTACAAACATGATACAAAAAGAGTGTCAGAATTTGACATATATTCGTTTAGTAGTGATTTTCTAGAGATGGAGGACGGATTTATAACATGTCGGATAATGACTCCTGATATGGAACAAGAACTGAAACAGGCTGTGCTCCAGCAAGACGAGTTTGAATATCTAACAATTGTTGACGGTCGTGTAACGTTTGCACCTCATGCAAAAGATACTGATAACGAAGAATCGTACTTCTTAGGCTGGTTGTTTGAAAACAAGGAATTTGAAAATGTAGACGAGTCGTTCTACATCAACAGACTATTTGAAGAAACGGATGATCAGGAGATTGATGAAAATATGGACGATTTTAACCTCATCAGTTGTTTACTTAAAGACATCCAGCTGGAATCCGGAACAATGAGTGAGGAAATAATAAATTCATATAACGAAAGTGAGCTATTTCACGACATGGATGTCGATACTGTATTACCTAATCATAAATGTACAGATTCGTTTTTAGCTAGTCAATTAGTTAACGAAGAGGGTGATGAAAAACTTTTAGAAGACAGAGACACAAAAGCGCACCATCTAGAAGACGTTGCATTAAATACTGTTGCATCGGGTTTACCACAGCATTTAGAAAACGAGATCGaacatcaaaacaacaaatatagtTGCGATCAAACCGATGAATAA